Part of the Pirellulales bacterium genome is shown below.
GCGTCGAAACCGAACAACTCCTCGATTGCTGGACCTGCCACCGATGAATGAACCCAACTACGATTGGCAGGCGATTCGTTCGCGGCTGGCTGCCGCCAGCGGCCGCGAATATTGGCGCAGCTTCGAGCAGCTCGCCGACACCGCCGAGTTCCAGGACTATCTGAAGCACGAGTTTCCGCGGCAGGCCGGCGAGTGGATGGACGCCGTCGGCCGACGACATTTTCTCAAGCTGATGGCGGCCTCGCTGGGACTGGCCGGCTCGATGGGTTGCCTCCGCCAGCCGGAGGAAAAGATTGTCCCCTACGTGCATCAGCCCGAAGAGATCGTGCCCGGCAAACCGCTCTTTTTTGCCACGGCCACGACGCTGGGCGGCTACGCCACGGGCATCCTGGTCGAAAGCCAGATGGGCCGGCCGACGAAGATCGAAGGCAACCCCGAGCACCCGGCCAGCCTGGGAGCGACCGACGCCTTTACGCAAGCGGCCATCCTTACGCTCTACGATCCCGATCGTTCGCAGACCGTGATGCACCGCGAGCGGATCGCCACCTGGGACAATTTTTTGACGGCCATCGCCGAAGAATTGCCGGCGCTGAAGGCCCGCCAAGGCCGCGGGCTGCGGATCCTCACCGAGACCGTCACGTCGCCGACGCTGGCCAACCAGTTGCAGTCGCTGTTGGAGGCCATGCCCGAAGCGCGCTGGCACCAGTATGACCCCTGCGGTCGCGACAACGTGCGGGCAGGCGCCAAACTGGCTTTCGGCGAATATGTCGACACGATTTATCGCTTCGATCGGGCCGACGCGATCGTGTCGCTCGACGCCGACTTTCTTTGGGGCATGCCGGGCAGCGTGCGCTACGCCCGTGAGTTCATTGATCGTCGCCGCGTGGTCAGCAACGGACCCAAAATGAACCGGCTGTTCGCGGTGGAAAGCACGCCGGGACTGACGGGCGCCATGGCCGATCACCGCCTGCCGATCGCGCCGTCGGAGGTGGAAGCGTTGGCCCGCGCCCTCGCCGGCCGCTTGGGCGTCGAACTCTCGGCCGGCGGCGCCGACGTGCCGGCGGGCGTCACGGAAACGTGGCTGAATGCGATTGTTTCCGACCTGAAAGCACATCGCGGCGCCAGCATCGTCATCGCCGGCGAGGCCCAGCCGCCGGTCGTTCATGCGCTGGCACACGCCATCAACCGGCAGCTTGAGAACGTCGGCAAGACCGTCGAGTATATCGAGCCGGTCGAAGCGCGTGCCGAAGACCATTTGGCGTCGCTCAAGACCCTGGTCGATGATATGGCGGCCGGCGACGTCGAGCTGCTGCTGATCCTCGACGGCAATCCGGTCTACAACAGCCCGGCCGCGTTCGACTTCGCCGCGCAGCTTGCCAACGTCAAACTCGCGGTCCACCTCTCGCAGCACTACGACGAGACGTCGTTTCTCTGCCATTGGCACATTCCGGCCGCCCACTTTTTGGAAAGCTGGGGCGACGCTCGCGCCTTTGATGGCACGGCTTCGATCGTGCAGCCGCTGATCGCGCCGCTCTATGGCGGCCGCACGGCCCACGAATTGCTCTCGGTCTTGCACGGTCGCGCCGACCAGTCGCCGTTCGAGACCGTGCAGCAATACTGGCAAAAGCGGGTGGGTGGCGACGACTTCGGCCGCGTGTGGCGCAAGGCGGTCCACGACGGAATCGTGCCCGATACCAAAGCCGAAACGCGCGACGTCGAGCTTTCGTTCGATGGTCGCGACCCGCGGGCCGACGAACAGCCGGCAGGCGAAGGATTGTTGGAAATCGTATTCCCTCCCGATCCGACCGTCTGGGACGGCCGCTTTGCCAACAACGGCTGGCTGCAAGAGCTTCCCAAACCGCTCACCAAGCTCACCTGGGACAACGCCGCTTATCTCAGCCCGCAAATGGCCGAAAACGAGCAGCTTGCCAATGGCGACATGGTCGAGCTGACCGTCTCCGATCGCAAGCTGGAGGTGCCCGTCTGGATTGTGCCGGGGCATGCCGACGGCGTCGTCAGCCTGTCGCTCGGCTACGGCCGAACGCGCTGCGGCCGGGTGGGCACGGACATCGGCTTCAACGCCTATCAGATCCGGCCGGCCACCGGAAAATGGTTTGCCAAAGGCGTGCAGCTCAAGAAGACGGGCGAGCGTTACAAGCTGGTTGTCACGCAGGACCACCATAGCATGGAGGGCCGCGACGTGGTGCAGTTCGGCACGCTCGACGAGTATCAGCGCGACGAGAACTTCTTGCTCGCCGGCCACCCCAGCGAGAGCCGTAAAGAAAGCCACGAGCCGTTCAACTTGCCCTCGCTCTATCCCGACGAGAAGAGCGACTTCCCCGAACGCAAAGAAAGCGACAACGCCTGGGGGATGGTGATCGATCAGACCGCTTGCATCGGCTGCAATGCCTGCGTGATCGCCTGCCAGGCCGAGAACAACACGCCCATCGTCGGCAAGGAGCAGGTCTCGCACGGGCGAGAAATGCAATGGCTGCGGATCGACCGCTATTACGTGGGCGGCATCGACAACCCCGACACCTATTTTCAGCCCATGCTCTGCATGCACTGCGAGAAGGCGCCGTGCGAGCTGGTTTGCCCGGTGGGGGCGACGGTCCACAGCAGCGAGGGCCTGAACCAAATGATCTACAACCGCTGCGTGGGCACGCGGTATTGCTCGAACAATTGCCCGTACAAGGTGCGGCGGTTCAACTTCTTGAACTACGAGGCGTTCATCAACTACGACACCGAACCGCAACTCGCCATGCTTCGCAACCCGGACGTTACGGTCCGCAGCCGCGGCGTGATGGAGAAGTGCAGTTTTTGCGTGCAGCGCATTCAGGAAGCGAAAATCGAGGCCCACAAGGAAAACCGCGCGATCACCGACCGCGACATTCAAACGGCCTGCCAGCAGGCGTGCCCGACGAGGGCCATCGTGTTCGGCAACTTGAACAACCCGCAGAGCGAGGTCGCGCGGCTCAAAAAGTCGCCGCTGAACTACGGCGTGCTGGCCGAGTTGAACACCCGGCCGCGGACCACGTATTTGGCCCGTTTGCGGAACCCGCATCCGGATCTGGTGGCGGAAGAGACCGGCGACACGCCGCCGCTCGATCCGCGCGACCGCCAGATCGACGATTGGCTGGAGAAGCTGAAAGGGAAGGAAGCGTGAGCGACGAAGCGGCCACAGTTTCGAGCGGCGCACGAATCGGCGGTCTGCCGGTGATCGAGCCGGGCCACACCTACGGCTCGGTCACCGACAAGATCAGCTCGATCGTGCAAACGCGGCAGCCCAAGAGCTGGTGGGTCGGCTTCGCCGTCGGCTTCACCATGCTGATGCTCTTCCTCTATACCACCACCTATTTGCTGGCCACCGGCATCGGCATCTGGGGCAACAACATTCCCACGGCCTGGGCTTTCCCGATCATCAACTTCGTATGGTGGATCGGCATCGGGCACGCGGGCACGTTCATCTCCGCCATTTTGCTGCTGCTGAAACAGGAGTGGCGGACGAGCATCAACCGTTTCGCCGAGGCCATGACGCTGTTCGCCGTGGCCTGCGCGGGGCTGTTCCCGCTGTTGCACTTGGGGCGGCCGTGGGTCTTTTATTGGCTGCTGCCGTATCCGAACACGATGGACCTCTGGCCGCAGTTTCGCAGCCCCTTGGTGTGGGACGTGTTCGCCGTTTCGACCTACGCCACCGTCTCGCTTCTCTTCTGGTACGCCGGGCTGATCCCCGACATGGCCACGCTGCGCGACCGGACTCACAACCGCTTCGCCCAGATCGTCTACGGCATGTTGGCCATGGGCTGGCGCAACAGTGCCCGGCATTGGCACCGTTATCAGATGGCCTATCTGCTGCTGGCCGGGCTGGCCACGCCGCTGGTGCTGTCGGTGCACAGCATCGTGGGCATGGACTTCGCCGTGGCGATCGTGCCCGGCTGGCACAGCACGATCTTTCCGCCCTACTTCGTAGCGGGGGCGATCTTTTCGGGCTTCGCGATGGTCGTCACGCTCACGGTCCCGCTGCGTTGGATTTACGGCCTGCACGATTTCGTGACGCTCAAGCATCTCGACAACATGGCCAAGGTGATGCTGGCGACGGGGAGCATGGTGGGCTACGGCTATTTCTGCGAGGTGTTCTATGCCTATTACAGCGGCAATCCCTTCGAGCGTTACATCACGGTCGATCGCATGCTGGGCGGCTATGCCTGGAGTTACTGGACGATTATTACCTGCAACGCGTTGGTGCCGCAGCTTTTCTGGATCCGCGGGGTCCGCCGCAACGTGATCTGGCTGTTCATTCTCTCCCTCGTGACGCAGACGGGCATGTGGTTGGAGCGGTTCGTGATCATCGTCACGAGTCTGCACCGCGACTTCCTGCCGTCGGCCTGGCGGATGTACTACCCCACCGTGTGGGACATCACGGAGTTTCTTGGATCGATCGGTTTGTTCCTGACGTTGTTTTTCTTATTCATCCGCTTCCTGCCGATGATTTCTATATATGAGTTACGTGAATTAGTGAGTGAGACAAGCGAATGAGGCGTCAGGCAACAGGTTTCAGGCGTCAGGCACCGAGACCTGACGCCTGACGCCTGACGCCTGACGCCTCACACTGACGCCTATGGAATTACACGACGACATCTACGGCCTGATGGCTGAATTCGAGACGGGCGACGCTCTGCTCGATGCGGCCCAGCGCGCCTATGAAGCCGGCTATCGGCGGATGGACGGATTCTCGCCGTTTCCTCTGCACGGACTGTCGGAGGCGCTCGGCTTTCGTCGTACGCGGCTGCCGTTGGTGACGCTGATCGGCGGACTGCTCGGTGGCGGCAGCGCTTATTTCATGCTCTGGTATGCCTGCGTGATCAGTTACCCGATCAACGTCGGAGGCCGACCGCTGCATAGTTGGCCCGCCTTCTTCCCAATCACCTTCGAGTTGTCGGTGCTCGGCGCGTCGTTCGCCGCGCTGTTCGGCATGCTGGCTTTGAACGGTTTGCCGCGGCCGTATCACCCGGTGTTCAACGTGCCCGAATTCGTGCGTGCCAGCCGC
Proteins encoded:
- a CDS encoding DUF3341 domain-containing protein → MELHDDIYGLMAEFETGDALLDAAQRAYEAGYRRMDGFSPFPLHGLSEALGFRRTRLPLVTLIGGLLGGGSAYFMLWYACVISYPINVGGRPLHSWPAFFPITFELSVLGASFAALFGMLALNGLPRPYHPVFNVPEFVRASRDRFFLVIEARDPVFHLGDTRQFLESLKPEKVFEVLP
- a CDS encoding TAT-variant-translocated molybdopterin oxidoreductase, translating into MNEPNYDWQAIRSRLAAASGREYWRSFEQLADTAEFQDYLKHEFPRQAGEWMDAVGRRHFLKLMAASLGLAGSMGCLRQPEEKIVPYVHQPEEIVPGKPLFFATATTLGGYATGILVESQMGRPTKIEGNPEHPASLGATDAFTQAAILTLYDPDRSQTVMHRERIATWDNFLTAIAEELPALKARQGRGLRILTETVTSPTLANQLQSLLEAMPEARWHQYDPCGRDNVRAGAKLAFGEYVDTIYRFDRADAIVSLDADFLWGMPGSVRYAREFIDRRRVVSNGPKMNRLFAVESTPGLTGAMADHRLPIAPSEVEALARALAGRLGVELSAGGADVPAGVTETWLNAIVSDLKAHRGASIVIAGEAQPPVVHALAHAINRQLENVGKTVEYIEPVEARAEDHLASLKTLVDDMAAGDVELLLILDGNPVYNSPAAFDFAAQLANVKLAVHLSQHYDETSFLCHWHIPAAHFLESWGDARAFDGTASIVQPLIAPLYGGRTAHELLSVLHGRADQSPFETVQQYWQKRVGGDDFGRVWRKAVHDGIVPDTKAETRDVELSFDGRDPRADEQPAGEGLLEIVFPPDPTVWDGRFANNGWLQELPKPLTKLTWDNAAYLSPQMAENEQLANGDMVELTVSDRKLEVPVWIVPGHADGVVSLSLGYGRTRCGRVGTDIGFNAYQIRPATGKWFAKGVQLKKTGERYKLVVTQDHHSMEGRDVVQFGTLDEYQRDENFLLAGHPSESRKESHEPFNLPSLYPDEKSDFPERKESDNAWGMVIDQTACIGCNACVIACQAENNTPIVGKEQVSHGREMQWLRIDRYYVGGIDNPDTYFQPMLCMHCEKAPCELVCPVGATVHSSEGLNQMIYNRCVGTRYCSNNCPYKVRRFNFLNYEAFINYDTEPQLAMLRNPDVTVRSRGVMEKCSFCVQRIQEAKIEAHKENRAITDRDIQTACQQACPTRAIVFGNLNNPQSEVARLKKSPLNYGVLAELNTRPRTTYLARLRNPHPDLVAEETGDTPPLDPRDRQIDDWLEKLKGKEA
- the nrfD gene encoding NrfD/PsrC family molybdoenzyme membrane anchor subunit, which encodes MSDEAATVSSGARIGGLPVIEPGHTYGSVTDKISSIVQTRQPKSWWVGFAVGFTMLMLFLYTTTYLLATGIGIWGNNIPTAWAFPIINFVWWIGIGHAGTFISAILLLLKQEWRTSINRFAEAMTLFAVACAGLFPLLHLGRPWVFYWLLPYPNTMDLWPQFRSPLVWDVFAVSTYATVSLLFWYAGLIPDMATLRDRTHNRFAQIVYGMLAMGWRNSARHWHRYQMAYLLLAGLATPLVLSVHSIVGMDFAVAIVPGWHSTIFPPYFVAGAIFSGFAMVVTLTVPLRWIYGLHDFVTLKHLDNMAKVMLATGSMVGYGYFCEVFYAYYSGNPFERYITVDRMLGGYAWSYWTIITCNALVPQLFWIRGVRRNVIWLFILSLVTQTGMWLERFVIIVTSLHRDFLPSAWRMYYPTVWDITEFLGSIGLFLTLFFLFIRFLPMISIYELRELVSETSE